A genomic window from Bacteroidota bacterium includes:
- a CDS encoding formimidoylglutamase, with product MDIAWKLLSEAPDAVFFSRNDESDPRMGDIVRRQQENLSSDVKIGIVGVPEDEGVKRNRGRVGAKEAPNEIRKALYKFTPFAISRNKQISDLAIFDFGNVKTGATLEETHQRVQTVAESLVANNILPIVFGGGHDTTYPTFLAFAKKAASAGAINIDTHLNFRKSDPQRNSGTAFRQILDSTHSPLAPMHFVELGAQSFANSKEHYEELNDRGATVFTLGDVRKEKIEKILDIAYEIASSSSERMYVSFDLDSVQSSDAPGVSASYPTGLTAEELLKAAHFAGLRQKVKAIDIVEVNPKFDVDSKTSKLAALVVMYFLAGVANR from the coding sequence ATGGACATTGCTTGGAAGTTGCTCAGTGAGGCTCCGGACGCCGTTTTCTTTTCGCGCAACGACGAATCCGACCCGCGAATGGGGGACATCGTCCGGCGTCAGCAGGAAAATCTGTCATCCGACGTTAAAATCGGCATCGTGGGAGTTCCGGAGGATGAGGGAGTGAAAAGGAACCGCGGCCGCGTCGGTGCAAAAGAAGCGCCGAACGAAATCCGGAAAGCGCTCTACAAGTTCACGCCGTTCGCCATTTCAAGGAACAAGCAAATTTCCGACCTTGCCATCTTCGACTTCGGCAATGTCAAGACCGGCGCAACGCTGGAAGAGACGCACCAGCGCGTCCAAACGGTCGCCGAATCGCTCGTGGCGAACAACATCCTCCCGATCGTCTTCGGAGGAGGACACGACACGACCTATCCCACCTTCCTCGCTTTCGCAAAAAAGGCCGCAAGCGCGGGAGCCATCAACATCGACACGCATCTCAATTTCCGCAAATCGGACCCGCAGCGAAACAGCGGCACCGCGTTCCGGCAGATCCTGGATTCGACGCACAGCCCTCTCGCGCCGATGCACTTCGTCGAGCTCGGCGCACAATCATTTGCCAATTCGAAGGAGCATTACGAAGAGCTCAACGACCGGGGAGCGACCGTGTTCACCCTGGGAGACGTGCGGAAGGAAAAGATCGAAAAGATCCTCGACATTGCGTACGAAATTGCTTCGAGCTCTTCCGAACGAATGTACGTCAGCTTCGACCTCGACTCGGTGCAGAGCAGCGACGCGCCGGGCGTCAGCGCTTCATACCCAACGGGGCTCACTGCCGAAGAACTACTGAAGGCCGCCCATTTTGCCGGCCTGCGTCAAAAAGTGAAAGCGATCGACATCGTCGAGGTCAACCCCAAATTCGACGTCGACAGCAAAACGAGCAAGCTTGCGGCGCTTGTCGTGATGTATTTTCTTGCCGGCGTTGCCAACCGATGA
- the hutI gene encoding imidazolonepropionase, whose protein sequence is MNLFIKNIRQLVTVASNGKPFKAGKEMRELNVVEHASVLIENGIIRQIGSAGEVSAPRDVDELDAANRVALPGFVDSHTHAVFAGSRENEFAMRAEGKSYADIAGSGGGILSTMTATRAAAKKDLLRPAGRRLNEMMKLGTTTVEIKSGYGLNAEAESKMLDVIHDLRRDHYMTVVPTFMGAHAFPPEFSEDKNRYVELITNKMLPYIGERQLAVFCDVFCDEGYFDLHQTEQILLEAKRFGLIPKLHADQLAAIGGTELGVQLNAISVDHLEHLSASGIEALRRSSTIATVLPGASFFLNQPYAPARTIIDATIPLAIASDCNPGTSMSFSMPMMMTIACTQMKMTPEEAITACTLNGAAALGLSHETGSIEVGKQADIILYDVPNYRYIPYHYGSNLASKIIKNGTVLEF, encoded by the coding sequence ATGAATCTTTTTATCAAAAATATCCGCCAGCTCGTCACTGTCGCATCGAACGGAAAACCGTTCAAGGCCGGGAAAGAAATGCGCGAGTTGAACGTCGTTGAACATGCCTCCGTGCTGATCGAGAACGGCATCATCCGGCAGATTGGATCGGCCGGCGAGGTATCGGCGCCGCGCGACGTTGACGAGCTCGATGCCGCGAACCGCGTCGCCCTGCCGGGGTTTGTCGATTCGCACACCCATGCCGTTTTTGCCGGAAGCCGTGAAAATGAATTCGCCATGCGGGCCGAAGGGAAATCGTACGCCGATATTGCCGGCTCAGGAGGAGGCATTCTCTCAACGATGACCGCAACACGCGCCGCGGCAAAGAAAGACCTGCTGAGGCCTGCAGGCCGGCGGTTGAATGAAATGATGAAGCTGGGAACAACGACGGTCGAAATCAAAAGCGGCTATGGTTTGAACGCTGAAGCCGAATCGAAAATGCTCGACGTGATACACGATCTCCGAAGAGACCATTACATGACGGTCGTTCCGACATTCATGGGCGCGCATGCCTTTCCCCCCGAATTCAGCGAGGATAAAAACAGATACGTCGAGCTTATCACCAACAAGATGCTGCCGTACATTGGCGAACGGCAGCTTGCCGTCTTTTGCGACGTTTTTTGCGATGAGGGATATTTTGATCTGCACCAGACGGAACAGATCCTGCTCGAGGCGAAAAGGTTCGGACTCATTCCGAAACTCCACGCCGACCAGCTTGCCGCGATCGGCGGAACGGAGCTCGGAGTTCAATTGAATGCAATCTCGGTGGACCATCTCGAGCATCTCTCGGCGAGCGGCATTGAAGCGTTGAGGCGGTCATCGACAATCGCCACAGTTCTCCCGGGAGCATCGTTTTTCCTGAACCAGCCGTACGCTCCGGCCCGGACCATTATTGATGCAACCATACCACTGGCAATTGCGTCGGACTGCAATCCGGGCACATCGATGTCATTTTCCATGCCGATGATGATGACCATCGCCTGCACCCAAATGAAAATGACGCCGGAAGAGGCGATCACCGCATGCACATTGAACGGCGCCGCGGCCCTCGGACTCTCCCATGAAACGGGAAGCATCGAAGTCGGAAAGCAAGCGGACATCATCCTCTACGATGTTCCAAATTACCGATACATTCCGTACCATTACGGCAGTAATCTCGCATCGAAGATCATCAAGAACGGGACCGTGCTTGAATTCTAA
- a CDS encoding DUF429 domain-containing protein, whose translation MNSNDRKKTVPLVAGIDLAGSPKRNTGVCLLRGKRVVEWKTLFSNEEILEFIDRSQPHLIAIDAPLNLPPGRKSLDDKNGEHFRPCDRELLKRGIRFFPITLGPMRMLTERGIMLKKKFTRRGFDVIEMYPGAAQDVWKTGRKQDGLPRLRRGLERLGVRGLDQKMNGDELDAVTGALVGFWYIKGKAEVLGNFKEGAIIIPLTVA comes from the coding sequence TTGAATTCTAACGACAGAAAAAAAACTGTGCCGTTGGTGGCGGGCATCGACCTTGCCGGAAGCCCAAAGCGGAATACCGGCGTCTGCCTTTTGAGAGGAAAACGCGTGGTCGAGTGGAAAACATTATTTTCGAACGAAGAGATCCTGGAATTCATCGACCGCTCCCAACCCCATCTTATCGCGATCGACGCACCGCTCAATCTTCCCCCCGGGAGAAAATCGCTCGACGACAAAAACGGCGAACATTTCCGCCCGTGCGACCGCGAACTGCTGAAACGAGGGATTCGATTCTTTCCCATCACTCTCGGACCGATGAGGATGCTCACTGAGCGGGGCATCATGCTGAAAAAGAAATTCACCCGCAGAGGATTTGACGTCATCGAAATGTACCCGGGGGCAGCGCAGGACGTCTGGAAAACCGGCCGCAAGCAGGACGGGCTTCCGAGGCTTCGGAGAGGGTTGGAAAGACTCGGGGTGCGGGGGCTCGACCAAAAAATGAACGGCGACGAGCTTGACGCCGTTACCGGAGCACTGGTAGGTTTTTGGTATATAAAGGGAAAAGCTGAAGTTCTGGGAAATTTCAAAGAAGGAGCGATCATCATTCCCCTCACGGTTGCGTGA
- a CDS encoding GxxExxY protein: MAELLYKAEVFEIIGAAIEVHKELGHGFLEAVYQEAIEIEMRQRQIPFEPQKNLCIRYKELILQKQYVADFICYGKIIVELKALDELTGREESQILNYLKATGLRVGLLINFGSVGKLEWKRYIK; the protein is encoded by the coding sequence ATGGCTGAACTACTATACAAGGCAGAGGTCTTTGAAATTATCGGGGCGGCGATCGAAGTCCATAAGGAGCTGGGACATGGTTTTCTTGAAGCGGTCTACCAGGAAGCAATCGAAATTGAAATGAGACAAAGGCAAATCCCGTTTGAGCCTCAAAAAAACTTATGCATCCGCTATAAGGAGTTGATCTTACAAAAGCAGTATGTTGCAGATTTCATTTGCTATGGCAAGATCATTGTTGAACTGAAGGCGTTGGATGAACTCACAGGGAGAGAAGAATCGCAAATATTAAATTATCTCAAGGCTACAGGTTTACGAGTCGGTCTTCTCATTAACTTTGGAAGTGTTGGAAAATTGGAATGGAAACGGTATATAAAATGA
- the ftcD gene encoding glutamate formimidoyltransferase gives MKTIVECVPNFSEGRNAGTIKAIAESIHAVGNVKLLNVEPDKDYNRVVVTFIGDPDGVVEAAFQSTKTASRLIDMEHHKGEHPRIGATDVVPFIPVSASSMAECVELAKAYGRRVAAELKIPVYLYEAAAASADRKNLADIRKGEYEGLAEKLLDPKWQPDFGPSSFNKRSGATVTGARKFLIAYNVNLNTPDASIAQEIAQQIRESGRVKKDASGKAMKNERGETIKIPGTLKAVKAMGVVVERFNIAQVSINLVDYETTPPHIAFEEVKRIAHSLGVEATGSEIVGLTPLKALLMAGKFYNKQESSEERLVSLAAERLGLSQLDPFDPQKKVIEYQL, from the coding sequence ATGAAAACAATTGTCGAATGCGTTCCCAATTTCAGCGAAGGACGAAACGCGGGAACGATTAAAGCGATCGCGGAGAGCATTCACGCCGTCGGCAACGTCAAGCTTCTGAATGTCGAGCCCGACAAAGACTACAACCGCGTTGTGGTCACGTTCATCGGCGACCCGGACGGCGTCGTTGAGGCAGCATTCCAATCGACGAAGACCGCTTCGCGGCTGATCGATATGGAGCACCATAAAGGAGAGCATCCGAGAATCGGCGCAACCGATGTCGTCCCCTTCATTCCCGTTTCCGCATCGTCAATGGCAGAATGCGTAGAGCTTGCCAAAGCGTATGGAAGGCGCGTCGCAGCCGAGCTCAAGATCCCCGTTTATCTTTACGAAGCGGCTGCAGCGTCGGCCGACAGGAAAAATCTTGCCGACATCCGCAAAGGTGAATATGAAGGCCTCGCGGAAAAACTTCTCGACCCGAAATGGCAGCCGGACTTCGGGCCCTCGTCCTTCAATAAAAGATCGGGAGCGACGGTGACCGGCGCACGCAAATTCCTCATCGCGTACAATGTCAACCTCAATACTCCCGATGCGTCGATCGCGCAGGAAATCGCCCAGCAAATCCGCGAAAGCGGCCGGGTGAAGAAGGACGCGTCCGGGAAAGCCATGAAGAATGAACGAGGCGAAACGATAAAAATTCCCGGAACGTTGAAGGCCGTCAAAGCGATGGGGGTGGTCGTCGAACGATTCAACATCGCTCAGGTTTCCATCAATCTGGTGGATTATGAAACAACGCCGCCGCATATTGCGTTTGAGGAAGTAAAAAGGATCGCCCATTCGCTTGGCGTTGAAGCGACCGGGAGCGAGATCGTCGGCCTGACACCGTTGAAGGCCCTGCTGATGGCGGGGAAATTTTACAATAAACAGGAATCGTCGGAAGAACGCTTGGTCTCGCTTGCGGCAGAACGGCTGGGGCTGAGTCAATTGGACCCGTTCGATCCGCAGAAGAAAGTGATAGAATACCAATTGTGA
- a CDS encoding cyclodeaminase/cyclohydrolase family protein — MLTTKTVNEFINDTASGDPTPGGGSIAALAGALGAALTSMVCNITIGRKKYADVQETMKDLLRQSENLRDAFARLVDEDAEAFNTVMNALTLPKDTEQEQAKRATAVQYATKNATEIPLRVMQLCEQAIILTQSAAQKGNVNSISDAGVAALLLRAACLGARLNVQINLGSIKDPAFVQETTSRAENIGKRVEAMSHDILKRVDEALSPAHS, encoded by the coding sequence ATGCTGACTACAAAAACGGTCAATGAATTCATCAACGATACGGCATCGGGCGATCCCACACCGGGGGGCGGAAGCATTGCGGCGCTCGCTGGAGCGTTGGGCGCGGCACTTACCTCGATGGTATGCAATATCACGATCGGCAGGAAGAAATATGCCGATGTGCAGGAAACGATGAAGGATCTCCTCAGGCAATCGGAAAATCTGAGGGACGCCTTTGCACGATTGGTCGATGAAGATGCGGAAGCATTCAACACCGTCATGAATGCGCTTACTCTGCCCAAGGACACCGAGCAGGAACAGGCGAAGCGGGCGACGGCCGTACAGTACGCGACCAAGAACGCGACAGAAATTCCTCTGAGAGTCATGCAATTGTGCGAACAAGCGATTATATTGACCCAGTCCGCCGCCCAAAAAGGAAATGTCAATTCAATTTCCGACGCGGGCGTTGCGGCGCTGCTCCTTCGCGCCGCCTGTCTTGGCGCAAGGCTCAATGTGCAGATCAACCTCGGATCGATAAAAGATCCCGCTTTTGTGCAGGAGACAACATCCCGTGCAGAAAACATCGGCAAACGAGTGGAAGCGATGAGCCACGATATTCTTAAACGCGTGGACGAGGCGCTTTCCCCCGCACACTCATGA